From the genome of Verrucomicrobiota bacterium, one region includes:
- a CDS encoding type IIL restriction-modification enzyme MmeI yields MPLSWNEIRHRAIAFANEWQGETREAAERQTFWNEFFHVFGIRRRTVATFEEPVKKLSRDWGFIDLFWPGKLLVEHKTAG; encoded by the coding sequence ATGCCGCTTTCATGGAATGAAATCAGACACCGGGCCATCGCCTTTGCCAACGAATGGCAAGGCGAAACCCGCGAGGCTGCCGAGCGACAGACCTTCTGGAATGAGTTCTTCCATGTGTTCGGCATCCGCCGCCGCACGGTGGCCACGTTCGAGGAGCCGGTCAAGAAACTCTCAAGGGATTGGGGGTTCATTGACCTGTTCTGGCCCGGCAAACTGCTGGTCGAGCACAAGACCGCCGGGG